Proteins encoded within one genomic window of Candidatus Desulfarcum epimagneticum:
- a CDS encoding hypothetical protein (Evidence 5 : Unknown function) — protein MLASAGFQDISITKKENSEKIIRGWNVAPGAEDVVFSAYIKALKPLF, from the coding sequence ATGCTGGCGTCAGCCGGGTTTCAGGATATTTCCATCACGAAAAAAGAAAACAGCGAAAAAATCATCCGGGGATGGAATGTCGCCCCGGGGGCCGAGGATGTTGTTTTTTCGGCGTATATCAAGGCATTAAAGCCGCTTTTTTAA
- a CDS encoding Arsenite methyltransferase (fragment), with translation MALISGVGAKKFSPPHGSTYACVRKAGETIKQRKKMMEMSGKEGKEAAKKDDVKQMVKEKYASISGSRDSCGTCCGGGEGLGAFMESGRRLSYSEADCLRAMEAGATTLGCGNPVAEADIKAGEMVVDLGCGPGFDVFLSAEKTGKTGRVVGIDMTPEMIERAKANARRLGVENVKFRLGEIENPPLDDGEADVVMSNCVINLSADKGAVYREMFRILKPGGRISISDTLRSGDMPGAIMDDPGAWTG, from the coding sequence ATGGCGTTGATTTCGGGCGTAGGGGCGAAAAAATTTTCGCCCCCACATGGCTCAACATATGCCTGTGTCCGGAAGGCCGGCGAAACGATAAAACAAAGGAAAAAAATGATGGAGATGTCCGGAAAAGAGGGGAAAGAGGCGGCAAAAAAAGACGATGTTAAACAGATGGTGAAAGAAAAATACGCGTCCATTTCCGGTTCGCGCGACTCATGCGGGACCTGCTGCGGCGGCGGGGAGGGCCTGGGCGCGTTCATGGAATCGGGCCGGCGTCTGAGCTATTCCGAGGCCGATTGCCTGCGGGCCATGGAGGCCGGCGCGACCACCCTTGGATGCGGAAATCCCGTGGCCGAGGCGGACATCAAGGCCGGGGAGATGGTGGTGGATTTGGGTTGCGGGCCGGGGTTTGACGTGTTTTTGTCGGCGGAAAAAACAGGGAAAACCGGCCGGGTCGTGGGCATCGACATGACCCCGGAAATGATTGAGCGGGCCAAAGCCAACGCCCGGCGCCTGGGGGTGGAAAACGTAAAATTCCGGTTGGGGGAGATAGAGAATCCGCCCCTTGACGACGGCGAGGCGGATGTGGTCATGTCCAACTGCGTCATCAACCTGTCCGCGGATAAGGGGGCGGTTTACCGGGAAATGTTTCGGATTTTAAAACCCGGGGGAAGAATCAGCATCTCGGATACGCTCAGATCCGGGGACATGCCCGGGGCCATCATGGACGATCCCGGGGCCTGGACCGGCTGA
- a CDS encoding putative Fe-S cluster (Evidence 3 : Putative function from multiple computational evidences), producing the protein MEFFTTPSNHFLKNKEALHMPQLNNTIEILKILDRTNCGDCGEKTCLAFAAEVFNGRKTLGQCPHIDPETLKKFGGEISTRSTLEEDQQKAFDEMKEKISRIDLCEKAEAVGGECRGPALILKVFGKNVKVAPDGTLSSDIHINPWIALPIFNYILSCGGAPESGTWVPFRELKDGKAWQGLFRRQCETPLKNVADRYTDLFNDMIELFNGKKVDNHYDSDISLALRPLPKIPMLICYWRPEDGLESDLNLFFDPATDQNGGTEMVYYLTAGIAKMFGKIAARHGVSV; encoded by the coding sequence ATGGAATTTTTTACGACGCCGTCTAACCATTTTTTAAAAAATAAGGAGGCGCTCCACATGCCCCAACTGAACAACACCATCGAAATACTTAAAATTTTAGACCGGACCAACTGCGGGGACTGCGGCGAAAAGACCTGTCTGGCCTTCGCCGCCGAGGTTTTCAACGGCCGCAAAACCCTGGGCCAATGCCCCCATATCGATCCCGAGACCCTTAAAAAATTCGGCGGGGAGATTTCCACGCGAAGCACCCTGGAAGAGGACCAGCAAAAGGCGTTCGACGAGATGAAAGAAAAAATATCCCGAATCGATCTTTGCGAAAAAGCGGAAGCAGTCGGCGGGGAATGCCGGGGCCCGGCGCTCATTTTGAAGGTGTTCGGCAAAAATGTCAAGGTGGCCCCCGACGGGACCCTGTCGTCGGACATTCACATCAACCCGTGGATCGCCCTTCCCATTTTCAACTATATTTTAAGCTGCGGCGGCGCGCCCGAATCCGGAACCTGGGTTCCGTTCCGGGAGCTGAAAGACGGAAAAGCCTGGCAGGGCCTGTTTCGAAGGCAGTGCGAAACCCCGCTTAAAAACGTGGCCGACCGATACACGGATCTTTTCAACGACATGATCGAGCTGTTCAACGGCAAAAAGGTGGACAATCACTACGACTCCGATATCTCCCTGGCCCTGCGTCCTTTGCCCAAAATTCCCATGCTCATCTGCTACTGGCGGCCCGAGGACGGCCTGGAGTCCGACCTCAACCTGTTCTTCGACCCCGCCACCGATCAAAACGGCGGAACCGAGATGGTTTATTACCTGACGGCGGGCATCGCCAAAATGTTCGGAAAAATCGCGGCCCGTCATGGCGTGAGCGTTTGA
- a CDS encoding conserved hypothetical protein (Evidence 4 : Unknown function but conserved in other organisms) translates to MRLPFILEKALSLYADKEAVISGENRFTYRQFARRVFCLAGFLKSRGIGPGHRVAILHPNTHEFLECYFAAAELGAILVPLNSRLSPVELGRIMKDSGAVFLVFAHVFLSRAAAVLADQTLISGSLCSGAGDGPFPPGTVDYEKALEGGDLDRPRAIEGDDDEIAHLYYTSGTTGEPKGVALSHKNVSFHALAAIAELRLCDADVWIHAAPLFHLADAWAAFAVTWVGGTHVMTGDFEPGPVLSAMENERVTITNMIPAMLNMLLHDPGVKNRDFSGLRLILSGGAPMAPALVKKIMETFKCDYCQTYGMTETSPYLALSILKDNLARLDSDQRFFYKAKTGRPFLGTLLKVAREDGSEVARDDEEVGEIMVRGDIVTKGYWNKPAETSRAFKDGWLRTGDMAVIDREGYVNIVDRKKDMIITGGENVYSIEVENVLYSHPAILEAAVIGVPDPQWGEALTAVVSLKEGHEAREDEIIGYFKSRGDIAGFKIPKSVIFVPGLPKTGSGKISKKKLKEKWAKPGDGP, encoded by the coding sequence ATGAGACTGCCGTTTATACTGGAGAAGGCGCTGAGCCTTTATGCGGATAAGGAGGCGGTGATTTCCGGGGAGAACCGATTCACCTATCGTCAGTTTGCCCGCCGGGTGTTTTGCCTGGCCGGTTTTTTGAAGAGCCGGGGAATCGGCCCGGGTCATCGCGTGGCCATTTTGCATCCGAACACCCATGAGTTCCTGGAATGCTATTTCGCCGCGGCGGAGCTGGGGGCCATACTCGTCCCCCTTAATTCCAGACTCTCCCCTGTGGAGCTGGGTCGCATAATGAAGGACTCGGGGGCTGTTTTTCTTGTTTTCGCCCATGTGTTTTTATCCCGGGCCGCCGCTGTTTTGGCGGATCAGACGCTTATTTCCGGGTCCCTCTGCTCAGGGGCGGGGGACGGCCCGTTCCCCCCGGGGACTGTGGATTATGAAAAGGCGCTGGAAGGGGGGGATTTGGATCGGCCCCGGGCCATTGAAGGGGATGATGACGAGATCGCCCATCTGTATTACACCAGCGGGACAACCGGGGAGCCCAAGGGGGTGGCGCTGTCCCATAAAAACGTGTCTTTTCACGCGCTGGCGGCCATTGCCGAGCTGAGGCTTTGCGACGCCGACGTATGGATTCACGCGGCCCCCCTGTTTCACCTTGCCGACGCGTGGGCCGCCTTTGCCGTCACATGGGTCGGGGGAACCCATGTCATGACCGGCGATTTTGAGCCGGGGCCTGTCCTTTCCGCCATGGAAAACGAGCGGGTCACCATCACCAACATGATCCCCGCCATGCTGAATATGCTGCTCCATGACCCCGGCGTAAAGAACCGCGATTTTTCCGGCCTTCGCCTGATCTTGAGCGGGGGCGCGCCCATGGCCCCGGCGCTGGTGAAAAAAATAATGGAGACTTTCAAGTGCGACTATTGCCAGACATACGGCATGACGGAAACCAGCCCCTACCTGGCGCTTTCCATTTTAAAAGACAACCTGGCCCGTCTTGATTCCGACCAGCGGTTTTTCTATAAGGCCAAAACAGGACGGCCTTTCCTGGGAACCCTTTTGAAGGTGGCCCGGGAAGACGGCTCGGAGGTGGCCCGGGACGATGAGGAGGTGGGCGAGATCATGGTCCGGGGGGATATCGTCACAAAGGGGTACTGGAACAAACCGGCGGAAACATCCCGGGCCTTTAAAGACGGGTGGCTTCGCACAGGGGATATGGCGGTTATCGACCGGGAAGGGTATGTCAATATTGTGGACCGGAAAAAAGACATGATCATCACCGGTGGAGAGAATGTCTATTCCATTGAGGTGGAAAATGTGCTGTACTCCCATCCGGCGATATTGGAGGCGGCGGTCATCGGGGTTCCGGATCCCCAATGGGGGGAGGCGCTCACGGCCGTGGTCTCATTGAAAGAGGGGCATGAGGCCAGGGAAGACGAGATTATCGGCTATTTTAAAAGTCGCGGGGACATCGCCGGGTTCAAGATCCCCAAATCGGTCATTTTTGTCCCGGGGCTTCCCAAAACCGGGTCCGGGAAAATATCCAAGAAGAAACTCAAGGAAAAATGGGCCAAACCCGGTGATGGCCCATGA